The Toxorhynchites rutilus septentrionalis strain SRP chromosome 3, ASM2978413v1, whole genome shotgun sequence genome includes a region encoding these proteins:
- the LOC129774358 gene encoding uncharacterized protein LOC129774358 produces MRSPEEGPRTGAGPGMGVHASGQRLEELVQERTPSHRAQPVNRTLNRTRSTRNHNGNAAMHNDAAIGRRQSLTLTGRQRQRIMWTREMNEFVIRCYYVCTRLETDMSGRPRMLEMFNEQFPRFAGQLDRNKLYTRRRAILSHNMLSPAEIEAIKLEVQRELRRESGRSSDMSRRSSARLSASVASERRESIAPPPDPVDEPRGQLKNELAVHMDAAVTQFYGTDPLTRHKIPKLQYSHRLTSAVQVLDQEVLPVYLEVVENLEEQQFIVYCGTVAVVRTLGMRTFHQDDRQNRVLSEKPKPAWMRRLEGRIQTLRVKIDRLTQYKRGSRSRKLIRGVAEIVKPAELSDLNENRIIEILDSHVQRLSALSKRLRRYTECTKRHADNRMFSMNEREFYSRIKKKRNNYDGGLPEIDEVTQFWSG; encoded by the coding sequence ATGCGATCGCCTGAGGAGGGCCCCcggactggagctggtcctggaatgGGCGTAcatgcgagcggccagcggctagaGGAATTGGTGCAAGAGCGGACCCCTAGTCATCGGGCTCAGCCCGTAAACCGAACGCTAAACAGAACCCGCAGCACAAGAAATCACAATGGCAATGCTGCAATGCACAATGATGCTGCGATTGGACGACGTCAGTCGCTCACATTGACAGGCCGCCAACGGCAACGAATCATGTGGACGAGagagatgaatgaattcgtgattcgTTGCTATTATGTCTGCACAagattggagacggacatgtccGGCAGACCAAGAATGCTGGAAATGTTCAACGAGCAGTTCCCACGATTTGCCGGCCAACTAGATCGGAATAAGCTCTACACACGGAGACGAGCGATTTTGTCACACAACATGCTGTCCCCGGCTGAAATAGAGGCCATCAAGTTGGAAGTGCAACGAGAACTGcgtagagagagtggaagatCGAGCGATATGTCGAGAAGGAGCTCTGCTAGGCTGAGTGCATCGGTCGCTAGTGAAAGGCGCGAATCTATTGCACCACCACCGGATCCAGTGGATGAGCCTAGAGGTCAACTAAAGAACGAATTGGCTGTCCACATGGATGCAGCAGTGACCCAGTTTTACGGAACGGACCCCTTAACCCGACACAAGATTCCGAAGTTGCAGTATTCCCACCGACTAACGAGTGCCGTCCAAGTACTCGAccaggaagttcttccagtgtACCTGGAAGTGGTAGAGAATCTAGAGGAGCAGCAATTTATCGTTTATTGTGGAACTGTAGCTGTTGTACGGACGTTAGGAATGCGCACCTTTCACCAAGACGATAGACAGAACCGCGTACTCTCCGAAAAACCGAAACCTGCTTGGATGAGACGCCTGGAAGGTCGTATCCAAACGCTCCGAGTAAAAATCGATCGACTAACGCAGTACAAGAGGGGAAGTCGATCGCGAAAGCTGATTCGTGGagttgctgaaattgtgaagcCGGCAGAGCTCTCTGATCTTAATGAAAACCGCATCATTGAGATCCTCGACAGCCATGTACAACGGTTGAGTGCTCTATCAAAAAGGTTAAGACGTTATACGGAATGTACGAAAAGGCATGCGGATAATCGTATGTTCAGTATGAACGAAAGGGAGTTCTACAGCCGCATCAAAAAGAAACGCAATAATTACGATGGTGGTCTTCCTGAGATTGACGAAGTTACCCAGTTTTGGTCAGGCTAA